A genomic window from Mesorhizobium sp. 131-2-1 includes:
- a CDS encoding ABC transporter permease, which translates to MAEAAAVTTPPRIARPWLSPLNQRRLQNFKSNRRGFWSLWIFLVLFVLSLFSEFIANDKPIIASYKGEILFPVLVAYPEEKFGGFYAVTDYRDPVIQDEINANGWMIWPPVRYSYQTVNNAIPEAAPTKPSWLYDKKTLCNQYPQGAADPNCSVGNWNWLGTDDQARDVLARLIYGFRISVLFGLILTVGSSLIGVAAGAMQGYFGGWTDLLFQRFIEIWSAIPVLYLLLIVAAILPPGFFILLGLMLFFSWVALVGVVRAEFLRARNFEYVNAARALGVPNLTIMFRHLLPNAMVATLTFLPFLLSGSISTLTSLDYLGFGLPPGSASLGEMLKQAQRNLNAPWLGISAFIVISLMLSLLVFVGEATRDAFDPRKTFK; encoded by the coding sequence ATGGCGGAAGCCGCTGCAGTAACGACGCCGCCCCGCATCGCCCGCCCCTGGCTGTCGCCGCTCAACCAGCGACGCCTGCAGAACTTCAAGTCGAACCGGCGCGGCTTCTGGTCGTTGTGGATCTTTCTCGTCCTGTTCGTGCTGTCGCTGTTTTCCGAGTTCATCGCCAACGACAAGCCGATCATCGCCTCCTACAAGGGCGAGATCCTGTTTCCGGTGCTGGTCGCCTATCCGGAAGAGAAGTTCGGCGGCTTCTATGCTGTGACCGACTATCGCGACCCCGTCATCCAGGACGAGATCAACGCCAATGGCTGGATGATCTGGCCGCCGGTGCGCTACTCCTATCAGACGGTCAACAATGCCATTCCCGAGGCGGCGCCGACCAAGCCGTCCTGGCTCTACGACAAGAAGACGCTGTGCAACCAGTATCCGCAAGGTGCGGCCGACCCGAACTGCTCCGTCGGCAACTGGAACTGGCTGGGCACGGACGACCAGGCGCGCGACGTGCTGGCGCGGCTTATCTACGGCTTCAGGATCTCCGTCCTGTTCGGCCTGATCCTGACCGTGGGATCATCGCTGATCGGCGTGGCCGCCGGCGCGATGCAGGGCTATTTCGGCGGCTGGACCGACCTTCTCTTCCAGCGCTTCATCGAGATCTGGTCGGCGATCCCGGTGCTCTACCTGCTGCTCATCGTCGCCGCCATCCTGCCGCCCGGCTTCTTCATCCTGCTCGGGCTGATGCTCTTTTTCTCCTGGGTGGCGTTGGTCGGCGTGGTGCGCGCCGAATTCCTGCGCGCGCGCAACTTCGAATATGTCAATGCAGCGCGCGCTCTTGGCGTGCCCAACCTGACCATCATGTTCCGGCACCTTCTGCCCAACGCCATGGTGGCGACGCTGACCTTCCTGCCCTTCCTGCTCTCAGGCTCGATCTCGACATTGACCTCGCTTGATTATCTCGGCTTCGGCCTGCCGCCGGGCTCCGCGTCGCTCGGAGAGATGCTGAAACAGGCGCAGCGCAACCTTAATGCGCCGTGGCTCGGCATTTCCGCCTTCATCGTCATCTCGCTGATGCTGTCGCTGCTGGTCTTCGTCGGCGAGGCGACACGCGACGCCTTCGATCCGCGCAAGACGTTCAAATGA
- a CDS encoding extracellular solute-binding protein, with protein sequence MALSRRDVLALGVAATASTLLPGRAFAAIPTGVKVHGLSAFGDLKYKPDFAHFDYVNVDAPQGGTFNFSPPNWGYNQNPLTFNTLNSYTPKGDAPPRMGLCFDSLMARALDEPDAVYGLVAVGVTISDDRNSFTFSLRPEARFHDGTPLTAEDAAFSLKLFKEKGHPDLSLSLTHLADAVAVDPRTLRLSFSGKQSARTILNIVEFPILSKAFYTANPFDSSQLNPPLGCGAYKVGRWSAGAWIEYERVADYWGKSLPVNLGQNNFERIRIEFYQDRTAGFEAFKKGEILYREEFTSRVWATAYDFPAFTAGKVVKHEFPAESLPSMQATAVNQRREQFRDPRVRQAIGLCFDFEWTRRNFFYGSYERSQSCFEKSDFRAQGMPSPEELALLEPLRDKLPPGAFGEAVTQPASDGSGRDRKMLGKAAKLLAEAGWKRSGDFVVNDKGGRLSAEFLVDDETFVQVYSPWIANMKAVGIDATIRLVDSAQYELRQSTFDFDLLSAAFSFSATPTRDDVEIFFHSSTAAVTGSRNLPGIKSPAIDALIDTVGAAKDRQSLTVAMRALDRVLRARRDWIPSWFLANHRSAYWDMFGFPEQKPDFGFPVETLWWVDKGKAAKIGKA encoded by the coding sequence ATGGCGCTTTCCCGCCGCGACGTCCTGGCGCTCGGCGTCGCGGCTACCGCCAGCACATTGCTGCCCGGCCGCGCCTTTGCCGCCATTCCGACCGGCGTCAAGGTGCACGGCCTGTCGGCGTTCGGCGACTTGAAGTACAAACCGGATTTCGCGCATTTCGACTATGTCAACGTCGACGCTCCGCAAGGCGGGACCTTCAACTTCTCGCCGCCCAACTGGGGCTACAACCAGAACCCGCTTACCTTCAACACGCTGAACTCCTACACGCCAAAGGGCGATGCGCCGCCACGCATGGGGCTGTGCTTCGATTCGCTGATGGCCAGGGCGCTGGACGAGCCGGACGCCGTCTACGGACTCGTCGCCGTCGGCGTGACGATTTCCGACGATCGCAACAGCTTCACCTTTTCGCTCAGGCCCGAGGCACGCTTCCACGACGGAACGCCGCTGACCGCCGAGGACGCGGCCTTCTCCCTGAAGCTGTTCAAGGAGAAGGGCCATCCCGACCTGTCGCTTTCGCTCACGCATCTTGCGGATGCCGTCGCCGTCGACCCGCGCACGCTCAGGCTGAGCTTTTCCGGCAAGCAGTCCGCCCGCACGATCCTCAACATCGTTGAATTCCCGATCCTGTCGAAGGCCTTTTACACGGCCAACCCGTTCGATTCCTCGCAACTCAACCCACCGCTCGGATGCGGCGCCTACAAGGTCGGACGCTGGTCGGCCGGGGCCTGGATCGAATATGAGCGGGTGGCCGACTACTGGGGCAAAAGTCTTCCGGTCAATCTCGGCCAGAACAATTTCGAGCGCATCCGCATCGAGTTCTACCAGGACCGCACCGCCGGCTTCGAAGCCTTCAAGAAAGGCGAGATCCTCTATCGCGAGGAGTTCACCTCGCGCGTCTGGGCGACGGCTTACGATTTTCCGGCCTTCACCGCCGGAAAGGTGGTCAAGCACGAATTCCCGGCTGAGAGCTTGCCCTCGATGCAAGCAACCGCAGTCAACCAGCGGCGCGAACAGTTCCGCGACCCGCGCGTGCGGCAGGCGATCGGGCTCTGTTTCGACTTCGAATGGACGCGGCGAAACTTCTTTTACGGTTCCTATGAACGCTCACAATCCTGCTTCGAGAAGTCGGATTTTCGCGCGCAAGGCATGCCATCGCCGGAAGAACTTGCCCTGCTGGAACCGCTGCGTGACAAGCTGCCCCCGGGGGCCTTCGGCGAGGCGGTGACGCAGCCGGCCTCGGATGGTTCGGGGCGTGACCGCAAAATGCTGGGCAAGGCGGCGAAGCTGCTCGCCGAGGCCGGCTGGAAACGGTCCGGCGATTTCGTCGTCAACGACAAGGGCGGGCGGCTGTCGGCCGAGTTCCTGGTCGATGACGAAACCTTCGTCCAGGTCTATTCGCCCTGGATCGCCAACATGAAGGCGGTGGGCATCGACGCCACGATCAGGCTGGTCGATTCTGCGCAATACGAGCTCAGGCAGTCGACCTTCGATTTCGACCTGTTGTCGGCCGCCTTCTCCTTTTCGGCGACGCCGACCCGCGACGATGTCGAGATCTTCTTCCATTCGAGCACGGCAGCCGTCACCGGCTCGCGCAACCTGCCGGGCATAAAGAGCCCGGCCATTGACGCGCTGATCGATACGGTCGGCGCCGCCAAGGACCGCCAAAGCCTGACCGTCGCAATGCGGGCGCTCGATCGGGTCTTGCGCGCGCGGCGCGATTGGATTCCAAGTTGGTTCCTGGCGAATCACCGAAGCGCCTATTGGGACATGTTCGGCTTTCCGGAACAGAAACCCGATTTCGGCTTTCCGGTCGAGACGCTCTGGTGGGTCGACAAGGGCAAGGCGGCAAAGATTGGCAAAGCCTGA
- a CDS encoding microcin C ABC transporter permease YejB has protein sequence MGAYILRRILLMIPTLFGIMAISFAVIQFAPGGPVEQVIARLTNQGGTDRLGGGGGDAGGGGGNIDVAGDVSSKYRGAQGLDPEFIKKLEKQFGFDKPPLERFGMMLWNYSRFDFGDSYFRDISVLDLILEKMPVSISIGLWITLLSYLISIPLGIRKAVKDGSAFDVWTSGVVIVGYAIPGFLFGILLMVLFAGGSFWDWFPLRGIVSDNWDQLSWPDKIVDYFWHMTLPLTALVLSAFATTTLLTKNSFLEEIRKQYVVTARAKGLSERKVLYGHVFRNAMLIVIAGFPGAFISAFFTGSLLIENIFSLDGLGLLGFKSVVDRDYPVVFANLYIFSLLGLFVNLLSDLIYTWVDPRIDFERRDV, from the coding sequence ATGGGCGCTTATATCCTGCGCCGCATCCTTTTGATGATCCCGACCCTGTTCGGCATCATGGCGATCTCCTTCGCCGTCATCCAGTTCGCACCCGGCGGGCCGGTGGAGCAGGTCATCGCCAGGCTCACCAACCAGGGCGGCACCGACCGTCTCGGCGGCGGCGGTGGCGATGCCGGTGGTGGCGGGGGCAATATCGATGTCGCCGGCGACGTCAGCTCGAAATACCGCGGCGCGCAAGGGCTCGATCCCGAATTCATCAAGAAGCTGGAAAAGCAGTTCGGTTTCGACAAGCCGCCGCTGGAGCGCTTCGGCATGATGCTGTGGAACTATTCCCGCTTCGATTTCGGCGACAGCTATTTCCGCGACATCTCGGTGCTCGACCTGATCCTGGAAAAGATGCCGGTGTCGATCTCGATCGGCCTGTGGATCACGCTCCTGTCCTATCTGATCTCGATCCCGCTCGGCATCCGCAAGGCGGTCAAGGACGGATCGGCCTTCGACGTCTGGACCAGCGGCGTCGTCATCGTCGGCTACGCCATCCCCGGCTTCCTGTTCGGCATCCTGCTGATGGTGCTGTTTGCCGGCGGCTCGTTCTGGGACTGGTTCCCGCTGCGCGGCATCGTTTCGGATAATTGGGACCAGTTGTCGTGGCCGGACAAGATCGTCGACTATTTCTGGCACATGACCTTGCCGCTCACCGCGCTGGTGCTGTCGGCTTTCGCCACGACCACGCTGCTCACCAAGAACTCCTTCCTCGAGGAGATCCGCAAGCAGTATGTGGTGACGGCGCGCGCCAAGGGCCTTTCGGAGCGAAAGGTGCTTTACGGCCACGTCTTCCGCAATGCGATGCTGATCGTCATCGCCGGCTTTCCCGGCGCCTTCATCTCGGCCTTCTTCACCGGGTCGCTTTTGATCGAGAACATCTTCTCGCTCGACGGCCTCGGCCTGCTCGGCTTCAAATCCGTCGTCGACCGCGACTATCCGGTGGTGTTCGCCAATCTCTACATCTTCTCGCTGCTCGGCCTGTTCGTTAACCTCCTGTCCGACCTGATCTACACCTGGGTCGATCCGCGCATCGATTTCGAGCGGAGGGATGTCTGA
- a CDS encoding extracellular solute-binding protein yields the protein MTVGRTLLKSVLVAAALAGGLQATFADEWRTTSSLIGPSKYGDNFQHYDYVNPDAPKGGAYNSVVLGTFDSFNPYIVQGSPAAGLVGFGGGLLYDTLMEQSTDEGSTSHPLIADAYKFPADYSSATYRLDPRAKWHDGQPITVDDVIWSFQVLKANSPQYSRYFENVTDAVAISDREVEFHFSQKGNRELPKIIGDLAVLPKHWWEGSDANGKKRDVTRPTLEPPLGSAAYKIASFKPGSEIVWQRVPDYWAAKLPVKIGRENFDTQRFTYILDDNAAWQAFTKGGLDDIKPENSSKRWKTFYNFPAIQAGDVIKQEFKTTSPEPMQAFMLNQRRPLFQDRLARAALTYPFDFETMNRTLFYGFNTRTQSYFQGTELASSGLPQGKELEILETYRDKLPPELFTQEFKLPVYDSPQAERKYLKQAVDLFAQAGWVIKGGKMVNAKTGAPFKFEILGWNDTDQVIASPWIANLRKIGVDATLRIIDQTQYVNRVNNFDYDVIIGQLGQSESPGNEQRDFWSSKAADTPGSRNYSGIKNPVVDALVDRIIFATDRDDLVAATHALDRVLLWNYYVVPQYYRAVVWLAYWNKFGIPEKQPSYSGADQSSWWIDPEKEKALAAKYKGSN from the coding sequence ATGACGGTTGGCCGAACGCTTCTCAAATCCGTACTGGTCGCAGCCGCCCTTGCCGGCGGCCTGCAAGCGACCTTCGCGGATGAATGGCGCACCACCTCATCGCTGATCGGCCCCTCCAAATACGGCGACAATTTCCAGCACTACGACTACGTCAATCCGGACGCGCCCAAGGGCGGCGCCTACAATTCCGTCGTTCTCGGCACCTTCGACAGCTTCAACCCCTATATCGTGCAGGGTTCCCCGGCAGCGGGGCTCGTCGGGTTCGGCGGCGGGTTGCTCTACGACACATTGATGGAGCAATCCACCGACGAAGGCAGCACCAGCCATCCGCTGATCGCCGACGCCTACAAATTTCCGGCCGACTATTCCTCGGCGACCTACCGCCTGGACCCGAGGGCAAAATGGCACGACGGCCAGCCGATCACCGTCGACGACGTGATCTGGTCGTTCCAGGTGCTGAAGGCGAACAGCCCGCAATACAGCCGCTATTTCGAGAACGTCACCGACGCGGTCGCCATCTCGGACCGTGAGGTCGAGTTCCATTTCAGCCAGAAGGGCAACCGCGAGCTGCCGAAGATCATCGGCGACCTCGCCGTGCTGCCGAAGCACTGGTGGGAAGGCAGCGACGCCAATGGCAAGAAGCGGGACGTGACCAGACCGACGCTGGAGCCGCCGCTCGGGTCCGCCGCCTACAAGATCGCCAGCTTCAAGCCGGGGTCGGAGATCGTCTGGCAGCGCGTGCCGGACTATTGGGCCGCCAAGCTGCCGGTGAAGATCGGCCGCGAGAATTTCGACACGCAGCGTTTCACTTACATCCTGGACGACAACGCCGCCTGGCAGGCTTTCACCAAGGGCGGGCTGGACGACATCAAGCCGGAAAACAGCTCGAAGCGCTGGAAGACATTCTACAACTTCCCGGCGATCCAGGCCGGCGACGTGATCAAACAGGAATTCAAGACCACCTCGCCCGAGCCGATGCAGGCCTTCATGCTCAACCAGCGGCGGCCGCTGTTCCAGGATCGCCTTGCCCGCGCAGCGCTGACCTATCCGTTCGATTTCGAGACGATGAACCGAACGCTTTTTTACGGCTTCAACACCCGTACGCAGAGCTATTTCCAGGGTACCGAACTTGCTTCCAGCGGCCTGCCACAAGGCAAGGAGCTGGAAATCCTGGAAACGTACCGCGACAAGCTACCGCCCGAACTGTTCACCCAGGAATTCAAGCTGCCGGTCTACGACTCGCCTCAGGCGGAACGGAAGTACCTGAAGCAGGCTGTCGACCTGTTCGCGCAGGCCGGCTGGGTGATCAAGGGCGGCAAGATGGTCAATGCCAAGACCGGCGCGCCGTTCAAGTTCGAGATCCTGGGCTGGAACGACACTGACCAGGTGATCGCCAGCCCCTGGATCGCCAATCTGCGCAAGATCGGTGTCGATGCGACGCTGCGCATCATCGACCAGACCCAGTATGTCAATCGCGTCAACAATTTCGATTACGACGTCATCATCGGGCAGCTTGGGCAGTCGGAATCGCCCGGCAATGAACAACGCGACTTCTGGAGCTCGAAGGCCGCCGATACGCCGGGATCGCGCAACTATTCCGGCATCAAGAACCCGGTCGTCGATGCGCTGGTCGACCGCATCATCTTCGCCACCGATCGGGACGACCTGGTCGCCGCCACCCACGCGCTCGATCGGGTGCTGCTGTGGAACTACTATGTGGTGCCGCAATACTACCGGGCCGTGGTGTGGCTCGCCTATTGGAACAAGTTCGGCATCCCGGAAAAGCAGCCGAGCTATAGCGGCGCTGACCAGAGCTCCTGGTGGATCGATCCCGAGAAGGAAAAGGCGCTGGCCGCCAAATACAAGGGCAGCAACTGA